One window of the Rosa rugosa chromosome 3, drRosRugo1.1, whole genome shotgun sequence genome contains the following:
- the LOC133737996 gene encoding uncharacterized protein LOC133737996, giving the protein MRSTKAQNQNRFLRIITVPIRALGKAKDFYVKSMTDVGDRFSYGGSTMAGPGGQFSSGLPKSFSTRSSSSRSNQGNDDFSELVRAASARSYGTRIDVDKILQDQLKRSATTTTMGSSQVLPKCGSVAMGRIDEDAACDFEEEGDVKKDLYPRSRSYAVGKRSVAFV; this is encoded by the coding sequence ATGAGAAGCACCAAGGCTCAGAACCAGAACCGGTTCCTGAGAATCATCACAGTCCCCATCAGAGCCTTGGGCAAGGCCAAGGACTTTTACGTCAAAAGCATGACGGACGTCGGCGACAGATTCAGCTACGGCGGGAGCACCATGGCCGGCCCCGGCGGCCAATTCTCCTCGGGTTTACCCAAAAGCTTCAGCACGAGATCGTCATCGTCGAGGTCCAACCAGGGCAACGATGACTTTTCCGAGCTGGTGAGGGCTGCCTCGGCCAGGAGCTAcggaactcgtatcgacgtggaCAAGATACTTCAAGACCAGCTGAAGAGGTcggcgacgacgacgacgatggGGTCGAGCCAAGTGTTGCCCAAGTGTGGCAGCGTGGCCATGGGACGAATTGACGAGGATGCCGCTTGTGATTTCGAGGAGGAAGGTGACGTGAAGAAGGACTTgtatcccagaagcagaagctaTGCTGTCGGAAAGAGAAGCGTTGCGTTTGTTTAG
- the LOC133737997 gene encoding uncharacterized protein LOC133737997: MHDLPPLSSVCNVGFSASTSTQATFGHCPPEEDKLKLSACNVSSSHPDKWGGGHYDMLGLPSPSTVFIMFKIISWNVRGAGWKKFKSAIADLIQMQKIDILIICEPRVQFSKVQNFLRKLGFPDAEVVEAAGFSGGIWILYDRNKIDIEFVDSNMQSLSVKVTGLSHQNWLLTAVYANPCFTVRQNLWRYLSHINSNLQLPWLVIGDFNELLSCDDKNGGALVGRFGGLRSWVHDAAMIDMGYMGTAYTWTNKRVKERLDRGFCNGDWRMLFPDALIHHLPRLKSDHCPILVQSHSNSDAHGVNKPFRFHAMWFNHANYADFVQNFWESNDENIIEKIQSLGVALQDWNDNVFGNIFRRKRRLLARLSGVQKALDTRSNPYLFKLEEELIKDYELLRDQEAMYWQQKARVKWLKEGDKNSKFFHLTTLLRRRRNKIEGLLDEQGNLCSEAVTMRTIATKFFEALFTLQEPKDSRFVIPYLFPQLSNRDISWMQRDISNVEIKAAMFSIGSLKAPGGDGYPSIFYQKHWDLCENELKKCYISSKTLRAGNVFFSWKIDLSKAYDRLNWSFIEHVLHEAQFPYHLVKLIMECVTSTSFQVCVNGELSTTFKAGRGIRQGDPLSPYLFVLCMEKLSHLINSAIEIGEWKPVKASGSGPHISHLFFADDLILFAEATDHQARILKQCLEVFCNLSGQTINFDKSLIFYSPNVSNALAADISRLCGSTLTKDMGKYLGMPLVHARITKHTYAGIVDKVQGRLAGWKCKTLSLAGRLTLIQAVTSSIPIYAMQTTKLPISICSSLDKLNRDFLWGDCNGKKKIHLARWDMICKPKDLGGVGIKSSIHMNQAMLARGTSIKFWTDRWLQNGPLLNCARITENIDLNISVKDCWSNGGWNVSFLEQHFDENTISRILSMPVGLVGGGEDKIIWSGTSNGRFSVKSAYLSLFADENYEFAWKFLWRMCLPPKLKIFLWLIIQGKLLTNAERMKRRLTSDNSCPICHTHYESLLHLLRDCPRVNKIWQEINCFDSIRRAMQIDWAGWLAANGYCTMKCYGRMNWNVLFTFTCWYIWKWRNKNIFEEGFQFPINPVKVIMDSATEWYLAQEKKNTRTDQTTVALKWLKPGNGWVKLNVDGARAKLNGKIGAGGVLRDQHGNWIHGFAAHIGQGQVLEAETWGMLLGLQMAANLGVDKVVVECNSEVLVSLMNNGVDDLHPLKTVINFCLHLQSSFSECVISHVFREVNTVADGLSRCNLSAEIGAIYFEQPPPQVTNLVLDDLCEVLRYRKVATTIG, translated from the exons ATGCATGATCTGCCTCCGTTATCAAGTGTTTGTAATGTTGGATTCTCTGCTTCAACCAGTACACAAGCAACTTTTGGTCACTGCCCACCTGAGGAGGATAAGCTGAAACTTTCAGCATGTAATGTTTCATCCTCCCATCCTGATAAG TGGGGAGGAGGTCACTATGACATGTTAGGGTTACCTTCCCCCTCCACTgtgtttataatgtttaaaatCATTTCTTGGAATGTGCGTGGTGCTGGATGGAAGAAGTTCAAGTCAGCTATTGCTGACCTTATCCAAATGCAAAAGATAGATATTCTTATAATCTGTGAACCTAGAGTACAATTCTCTAAGGTTCAAAATTTCTTAAGAAAACTTGGGTTTCCTGATGCTGAAGTTGTAGAGGCAGCTGGGTTCTCTGGAGGTATTTGGATTCTTTATGACAGAAACAAGATTGATATTGAATTTGTAGATAGCAATATGCAATCTCTGTCAGTTAAGGTAACTGGGTTGAGCCACCAAAATTGGTTGCTCACTGCTGTTTATGCTAACCCCTGCTTTACGGTCAGACAAAATTTATGGAGATATCTTAGTCACATTAACAGTAACTTGCAATTACCGTGGCTAGTCATTGGTGATTTCAATGAACTGCTGAGTTGTGACGATAAAAATGGGGGCGCTTTAGTGGGAAGATTTGGAGGACTAAGAAGCTGGGTTCATGATGCTGCAATGATTGATATGGGATACATGGGTACTGCCTATACTTGGACTAACAAAAGAGTTAAAGAGAGATTAGATAGGGGATTTTGTAATGGAGATTGGAGAATGTTATTTCCTGATGCTTTGATACACCACCTTCCCAGGCTGAAATCGGACCACTGCCCAATTCTTGTTCAATCTCATTCTAACAGTGATGCTCATGGGGTAAATAAGCCATTTCGATTTCATGCTATGTGGTTTAACCATGCTAATTATGCTGATTTCGTGCAGAATTTTTGGGAGTCTAACGATGAGAACATCATTGAGAAAATTCAATCTCTTGGGGTCGCTCTACAAGATTGGAATGACAATGTCTTTGGGAACATCTTTAGAAGAAAGAGGAGATTACTTGCTAGACTTAGCGGAGTTCAGAAGGCTCTGGACACCAGAAGCAACCCATACCTTTTCAAGTTGGAAGAGGAGCTAATAAAGGACTATGAGCTGTTAAGGGACCAAGAAGCTATGTATTGGCAACAGAAAGCAAGAGTTAAATGGCTGAAGGAGGGTGATAAAAACTCTAAATTTTTTCATCTTACTACTCTGTTAAGAcgaagaagaaacaagattgAAGGATTACTAGATGAGCAAGGCAACTTATGTTCTGAAGCTGTGACGATGAGAACTATTGCCACGAAGTTCTTTGAAGCTCTCTTTACTCTTCAAGAGCCTAAGGATTCCAGGTTTGTCATTCCTTACCTATTTCCTCAACTTTCTAATAGGGACATTTCTTGGATGCAGAGAGATATTTCAAATGTTGAAATTAAAGCTGCTATGTTTAGTATCGGTAGCCTTAAAGCCCCAGGAGGTGATGGCTACCCATCGATTTTTTACCAGAAGCATTGGGATTTATGTGAAAATGAA CTCAAGAAGTGTTACATAAGTTCAAAAACTCTAAGGGCAGGAAATGTTTTTTTCAGCTGGAAAATTGACCTATCCAAGGCCTATGATAGATTAAATTGGAGTTTCATTGAACATGTCCTTCATGAGGCTCAGTTCCCCTATCATTTGGTGAAACTTATCATGGAATGTGTTACTTCCACCAGCTTCCAAGTGTGTGTTAATGGAGAACTTTCGACTACTTTTAAGGCTGGAAGAGGTATAAGGCAGGGTGATCCTCTCTCCCCTTACTTATTTGTTCTTTGTATGGAAAAGCTTTCACACCTCATTAATAGTGCTATTGAAATTGGGGAATGGAAGCCAGTCAAAGCTTCTGGATCTGGTCCCCACATTTCACATCTCTTTTTTGCAGATGACCTCATACTCTTTGCTGAAGCCACTGATCATCAAGCAAGGATTTTGAAGCAATGCTTGGAAGTGTTTTGTAATTTATCTGGACAAACAATAAATTTTGATAAGTCCCTGATTTTCTACTCCCCTAATGTGAGTAATGCTTTAGCTGCAGATATTAGCAGGTTATGTGGATCAACTCTTACAAAAGACATGGGAAAGTATCTTGGTATGCCTCTTGTTCATGCAAGGATTACTAAACACACATATGCAGGTATTGTCGATAAAGTCCAAGGTAGACTAGCTGGCTGGAAATGCAAAACCCTTAGTCTTGCTGGAAGGTTAACTTTGATCCAAGCTGTCACTTCCTCTATACCTATTTATGCAATGCAAACTACAAAATTGCCTATCTCTATTTGTTCTTCATTGGACAAATTAAATAGGGATTTTCTGTGGGGTGACTGCAATGGGAAGAAAAAGATCCATCTTGCCCGATGGGATATGATCTGCAAACCAAAGGATCTTGGTGGTGTTGGCATTAAATCTTCTATCCATATGAATCAGGCAATGCTTGCCAGG GGCACTTCCATTAAGTTTTGGACTGATAGATGGTTACAAAATGGCCCCCTACTCAACTGTGCAAGAATCACTGAGAATATTGATCTCAACATTTCTGTCAAGGATTGTTGGTCTAATGGAGGGTGGAATGTCAGTTTTCTGGAGCAACACTTTGATGAGAATACTATTAGCAGAATTTTAAGCATGCCTGTGGGACTTGTAGGTGGTGGAGAGGATAAAATTATCTGGAGTGGAACTTCTAATGGCCGTTTCTCAGTGAAATCTGCATACTTATCCTTATTTGCTGATGAGAACTATGAATTTGCTTGGAAATTCCTATGGAGAATGTGTCTGCctccaaaattaaaaatatttttgtgGCTGATTATTCAAGGTAAACTCCTCACTAATGCTGAAAGGATGAAGAGAAGGCTCACAAGTGATAATTCTTGTCCTATATGTCATACTCATTATGAATCCTTATTGCACTTGCTAAGAGATTGCCCTAGAGTAAACAAAATTTGGCAGGAGATCAACTGTTTTGACAGTATTAGAAGAGCTATGCAAATTGATTGGGCAGGATGGCTAGCTGCTAATGGTTATTGCACAATGAAGTGTTACGGCAGAATGAATTGGAATGTCCTATTTACCTTCACTTGTTGGTATatttggaaatggaggaataaaaatatttttgaaGAAGGATTTCAATTCCCTATTAACCCAGTTAAGGTCATTATGGATAGTGCCACCGAATGGTATCTTGCTCAGGAAAAGAAGAATACAAGGACCGACCAGACTACTGTGGCTTTGAAGTGGCTTAAACCTGGTAATGGGTGGGTCAAATTGAATGTCGATGGTGCTAGAGCTAAGTTAAATGGAAAAATAGGAGCTGGAGGGGTTCTTAGAGATCAGCATGGTAACTGGATACATGGATTTGCTGCTCATATTGGGCAAGGTCAGGTTTTGGAAGCCGAGACATGGGGCATGTTACTGGGTTTACAAATGGCTGCTAATCTTGGGGTGGACAAAGTGGTCGTAGAATGTAATTCTGAAGTGTTGGTTAGTCTGATGAATAATGGAGTTGATGATCTGCATCCTTTAAAGACAGTTATCAACTTTTGTCTACACCTACAAAGTAGCTTCTCCGAGTGTGTGATAAGCCACGTGTTTCGAGAAGTTAATACGGTTGCGGATGGCCTTTCAAGATGCAATCTATCTGCTGAGATTGGTGCTATCTACTTTGAGCAACCTCCTCCACAGGTTACTAACCTTGTGTTAGATGACTTGTGTGAAGTCCTTAGATATAGGAAAGTTGCAACAACCATTGGCTGA